CAATGATTGTTGTTACCCATGAATTATATTTTGCCCAAAAAGTCTCTAATAGAACAATGTTTCTTGAAAGTGGTTTGATTGTTGAACAAGGTGACACTAAAGAAATGTTTTTAGCTCCAAAAACCGAACGTCTTCAAACTTTCCTTAAGCGAATTACACATCAAAGTTAATTTTTAAATTTGTCTTATAATATTCTAACCCTTTCTGAAGAATAGAAAGGGTTTTTTCTTTTTTTAAAGAAAATCTTTATGAGAAAAATCAAATAAACAATTAATTGAATTTAACTAATTTAATTGGTTATTTGATTAAATATCAAGAATATGTATAAATTAATTATTTCACATTTATTCTTGATATTTAAGGTAATAATGGTACTTTAATTCAGCCCTGTCGAATAAAAAAGGAAATACTTATGAGTTTAAAATTAGTTACCTTATATATTGCTACTTTATCAAGTGCAGCGTTTGCTGAAACCTATGATTTGAGTACAGTAGTTAATCCAGAAAATCAAAATAAAATAATTGCAGAAATGATTGATACATTTAAAAAGGGAGTTGTAGATAAAAGTACTCCAGTAACTTTATCTGGTAATTTTGAAGTTAATGAAAAAAATAGATTAACCGCTATCAATGTTGAAAAAGTAGGTTTTAAAGTTATTAATGTCCCATTAATTGGAACTTATCAAACTGAAGCATCAATTAAAGCTGTTATTAATGACGATAATTGTAAAGACATTAAAATAACTCATACAGCAGTTCTTAAAGGTTCTCCTTCTTTTGTGAATCCTATATTTGCTACAGACCTAAAAAATAATGCAGCTAAAGCAATTGAAATATTTATCAAGAATTCAGAATTAAGCAAAAACTGTGCAAAAGAGAGCTATACAGTTATATTTAATTAATAAATTATAAAAAAGACGGGGTGTCTCCATTTATATTAAATGGAGTTTTTTCTTGTCAATTTTCTGACTTGTCATTTTTTTGACGAAAATAAAAGAATATAAAGATATTTTTATGAAAATAACTTGTAGATATAGAATTAAATTTTATTTTACCTCAAATTTATAAAAATAAGCTAAAAATAATAATAATTTGACTACCAATAAATTTCAAGATATTTTTTTTGCAGAAAATAATTAAAAATTGGAGAAATTATATGAAGTTATCCTTCAAAATAAAGTCATACAAAAAACTTAGCATTTTAGTTTCTTTTTGCTTTTCTGGTACTTCATTCGCAAAATCTGAGCCAGAATATGTCAAGAATTTATTTAACTCTGACTATTATGTAGCTTGTTATTATCATGATCAACTTCAAGGGTTAGAAAATAGCAATCCTAATTTAATGTATCCGAGCTTGGATTTTTTAACTTTTGGAGCTAGAAAAAATTATGTTTGGGCAATAAATTCAGGGAATTCAAATTTAATTAAGACAAAATTAACAGGAAAAATAACTGATGGGTTTTTTATAGAGGAAAAATTATCTTATCAGGAAGTTCAAAATCAATGTAATTCAGCTTTAAAAAATAAATTCCCAACACAAAAATTTGATATATTTGAAATAAAAGCTGCAACTTCAGATCTAGCAGGATATGAATATCCAATTCAATTTATTAAAGGCGAAGTAAATCAACAAAAAATTAAACAAATTGTTTTATTTGGTGATAGTTTATCTGATGCAGGTAATTTAAAGCGATGGACAAAAATAATGCCGTTTTATCCATTTTGGTTTGGACGTTTTGCTGATGGATATGTCTGGAATGATTACTTAACTGAAAGAACTCATTTACCAGTTTTAAATTTCGCTTATGGCGGAGCAAAAACTGATGGAACCAATGATGCATTTAATAATAGTATTCCTACACAATTTTTAACTGCTGTAAGAACTTTTTTTACTGGAAGTTCGAAATATTATGTTAATTCCTATTTAAAATCTTACTTAACAACTGATTCATATAGAACTACAAATCAAAAAATTACAAACCCAAATGAAACACTTTATATATTTTGGATTGGTGCAAATGATTTTTTAGAAAAATTTGAGGGAAATTTACCTGCTCAGAATATGTTTGAAAACCCAGATGCTGTAGGTGGAGTCAATATCATTTATAAAAGAGCAGTAGATAATATCGTTGAACAAATTAAAATGTTAAATAATGCAGGTGGCTATCATTTTTTAGTTTTAAATTTACCTGATTTAGGTAAAACGCCAATTATTTTAACTGCAAATTATAATAAATATCAAGATGATGAAAAAAATAAAACAGAATTTTCTATAAAGTTATCCGAGGCAACTGCAAAATTTAACTTTTATTTAAATAGTTCTCTGAAAAATCTCCAAGATATTCAAAAAGAAAAAATTAATATTAAAATTCTCGATGTTAATAGTGATTTTGAAAGAATAATGAATAACAAAAATATTTTTGATGACTCGTTTTTTGATTACGGTTTTACTAAAATGAATTCAAAATATCTAATTCCTAAAACTAATAATTATATACAAGATTTTTGTTATAGCGGGAATTTCTATAAAACAGCATTTTCAAATATTGGTAAAGAAACAATATTAATGGCTGTAAAAGAAAATAAATGTAGTGACGAAAATGGGAATAGAATAAAATATCCTATTTTCTTTAACTCCCCGCATCCTTCAGCATATTCTCAATGTTGGGTTAATTTTGCAGTTGAAAAAATAATGATTGAAAATGGATTTTTAAATAAAAATTTAGAAACAATAGATGAAATGAAAAAATATTGCCAGTCTCAAATGAATTAAAGGTGCAGCATTTTCGCAATATCTTCTATTATTTTTTCAGCCATGAGCATAGTTAATTGAGTATCAGAATCGGAAAGAGCTTCATTTGGGTTTTTATGAACTTCCATAAACAGCCCATCAACTCCAACTGCAATTGCGGCTTTTGCAAGAGGGTGTGCCATATCTCTTAAACCTGAAGAACAACCATTCCCAGCGCCAGGTAACTGAACTGCGTGTGTAGCATCAAAAATAACAGCATGCCCTTCTTTGCTCATCTCTACTAAATTACGAAAATCTACAACTAGGTTGTTATAACCAAAGCAGGTACCTCGTTCTACTAATATGGTTTTGGGATTGTTACAAGCAGAAAGAAAATGCGCTATTTCTCGCATTTCTTCTGGGGCAGCCCATTGTCCTTTTTTTACTTGAACTACTTTTCCAGTCTGGGCTGCTGCTATAAGAAGTTCCCTTTGTTTACATAAAAAAGCTGGTATTTGTAAAATATCTACTACATTTCCTGCCTCTTCAGCCTGTGCTACAGAATGAACATCAGTAAGTATAGGAACATTTAATTCTTTTTTAATTTTTTCCAACCATTTTAAACCTGTTTCTATTCCTGGGCCTCGTTTACTTGTTGCACTTGTGCGATTTGCTTTATCATAACTGCTTTTAAAAACATAAGGAAGTTGATATTTTTCACATAGTTTTTTCATAAAAAATCCAACTTCTAATCCTAATTCTAAGGATTCAAGCATGCATGGTCCAGCAATTATTAAAGGTCTTGTTTTAGATAAAGTGACATTTTGACAAATTTCACCATCCCATTGACCTGCATAAAAGTTTGTTTGATTTTGCATTATATTAGCCTTTAAACTTATGAACTATTCAGATAAAAAATTATTTAAGACTTTTAATTGTTTTCGATTTTCGATGACGTAAAAATTGGCACCAAAACATTTTCCGGTATCAATAAACGCATTCATAAAATCATTATTTTTAAGCCATTGCGGTTTATGTGTATAGGTTATTTCTTCAATAGAAGACAATTTTCCGAGATGAATACCAAATGGAATGCCAAAAGAGCGTAAGATATGCAAAGACCGAGGGTCTAAAACAACATCTGAATATCCAAAAGAATTTCCTGTTTCAATAATAGCAACTTGAGTGTTTTTTAATTTTTCTATTACTCGTTGCAAATCACTTGGAGCGAGAAAATTACCTTTTTCAACAAAAATGGGTAATTGACTTTGTTTACAAGCTTCTAAAATATCACTTTGTCTGCATAATTCACCTGGTATATATAGAAAATTTACTATTTTAGCAGCAAGAAGTATTTCATTTGGGGAACTTACTATAGAGCCAAAAGGTTGAGTTATATCAAGAGAATTTTCTTTAAATTTTGTTATATTTTCCTTCATTATTTCTAAATGAACCTGATTAGAATTTGAATTTAATTTCCATTCACCAAAATTGAAAACAGGAAAAACAGATCTCTCGCTAGGAACAAAAAGATTATTGTTAGAAATATGCTCTAAAGCAAAGTTTTTATACTGACTAAAAAAGGACATGGAAAGCTCCCTATTTAGGAAGCTTCACTACTTTCTTGATCTAGAGTTTTTGAGCTTCCTTGGCTTATTTCGTCTTCAGTTTGCTTCAATAAAGCAAGCTTTTGAATTAAATTACCTAAGATTATGGCATTTTCACCTCTTGGATGAATTATCACACCACCAATTCTCTTTAACTCCTTATCACACCATTTTACAACCAAATCAATTTTTAAAAATTTAATATTTGATATGTTAAATTGATCAATTGGAATTTTTAATGAAAGATTTTTTCCAGTTTTATAGTTAATTCCCTCATTTGTAATAAATTCAGCTTTAAATCCTTTCCATGAGAGGTCCAAGACGACAACTTTTTTTGAAATTAAAGGGTTCCATTTATTTGGAAATATTTGAGCGACTATTGCTGTTTCGTATCTGGGCTCACGTCTTTTCGGTATTTTTGGAACCATACTCCACCTTTAGCTTATAGCTTCTGGAGTTCGTTCCTCCAGAAAACTCGGGTCAATAACTGTTCAAAAGTGAGTAAAAAAAGTGCGAATGCAAGTAGCCATGGGTATGCATCAAGAAGTGCAACTTTTTTTGACACTGCAGTTATGTCTTTGGTTAAATCGGAAGATATTTTTAATAATTCAGGGATTCCTTCAAATAAAAATGGGTTTTCAAAGTTTTCTTGAGATTTTGCAGTACCAGAAAAAACTGGCCAAGTTTGAAATTTAAGATGCTCATCTTTTTTATTTTGCCAGCTCAAAGAAATATCTGAATTAATTCCGCTATTTGCGCTTAAGTTTGGTAAAATTGTAGACAGAGACGAGTCTAACTTAAGCATTTCTCTTTGCAGATTATTTAAAATGAAGGGTGCGCCAGATAGCTCATTTTTTAGGTTTGAGGATACAAAAATATTTTTATTTATTTGCAGGCCTCCTCGACTCTTAATCTGCAAAAATTTGTCTTCTGCATAGATACGCGGGCCTAATAGATCTGGTCCCTTAATTCCGCTATCTTGCCTTCTTTGTAAGAACTCTACCATCCAATTAAAAATATTTTCACTACTTTCGGAACCTCGCATTCTTAAAGCTACAGCTGCATGATTTTCTAGTTTTTCTTGAGTATAGCCATAGATCCAATCAGCTCCTAAAAATGATAAAATAATTCCTTTTTGATAAGGCATAGCAAGAAGTACAGGACTATCTCCATCAGCTGTTTTTGCTAAAACAATTGCGTCTTTTTTGGGTTTGCAGTCTAAAGCAGTATAATAAGTTACTAAATTTGATAAGCTTTCTTTAAAAATATCATCCGTTAGAAAATTTGTTTCATTTGCTTTCCAAAAATGTTTATTTTTAAAATCCCAGTTAGGTTTATTTTCACAAGGAAAAATAGAATTAATTAAGCTATTTTCACTTAAAAAAGATAGAGGTCCTGCTTGTAAAACAAGTCTTCCTCCATTGGCTACATAATTGATAAGGTTACTTGACTCTTTTTCGCCAAGATACGTATCAAATAAGAAGTTTTGTGCTATAATTCCGTGAAAGTTTTGTAAACTGCTCCCAAAAAGCTTATCAGCTGGAAACTCTATTAATGATAGTTGAGAATTGGGAATGCTTTGATCGCTAGTAGTTTCTCTTAGTATATAATAGCTTAATAAATCTAAATTTGGCCAAAATTTTAGTTTTTGTCTTAGTGTTCTTAAACTCCAGTCAGGACCTACACTAATATGAAGAAAAGTACTTTTAGAATAAACAACTTGAACATTTGTACTAACAGAATTCATAGGTTGTTTTGTAAATGCAGAAGTAACATCGGCAGTCACTACTTGATTTCCAATTTTAGAGAAATTTATAGGAACATCTATAATAGTATTAATTAACCCATTACTTGGTATTTCAATTTTAAATGATTTTGCATTTAAAAAAGAATTTCCGGAATGTAAAATAATTTCTCCTTTAATTTCATTATGTGATTTTATTTTCCCTATTAAATGAATACTTGCGGTCGATTCTTCTCCAAGAAAACTAATTTTAGGAATAAATATATCTGATAAAACCAAGTAATTTTCAGAGCTACTATTGTTGCTAAGAATTTTTGTCAAAGGGATAAAAAATAATCTATTTTCTTTAAAATTTCTGGTTTCTTTCAATAAAGTATTAAATTTTTTTGCCTCCTCTCCAAAAAAATGTGCATTTGAAATAATTACTGTTGTTCCTGAATTATTTTTTATTTGAGAAATAAGATCATCGTAATCTTGTATAGGTAAATTATCTTCTTTACCATAATTAGTATAATTAATTTTTGTATCTTGACCGAATTGATTATAAATAATTTTTTGAATTATATCTTTTTCTTTAAAACTAAATTTAATTTCTTCAGGAATAAATATTTGAATTATAGAATTTGAGTCTGAAGTATTTTTCATTTCAATAAATGGTAATATTATTGGTAAAAAAATTAAAAAAATAATAAATATTCTTAAAAGTAAAATAATAGTTTTTTTCATGGTTCTAACCCAAGATTTCTTATTCTGTTTAATATTTCTGGTAATTGAATTTGATCTTCTTTATAATCAGTAGTCAAAAAAGAATAAAAAATATTTACAAAAGTCCTTAGCCTATAATCTTTATTCTCTTTGAAACAGTCTTCGCCATTCGATAAAAAGTGTGTACTTATTGTCAATCCAAAAGGTGCTTGGGCATTTATTTTTTTGCGAAGTATGAGAACTTTAGCAGAGTCATTTAAGCAACCATCTAATGATTGTAGTAAATAAAAGCTGCGATAAAACATCCCTCTTTTTTTTGGTGATTCCCATTGAATACCTATACTTTGATCATTTAATTCTAAGAGAAAAGAAGGCATTTCTTTTGTTCCTTCCAATATAAAAATCCCACCGTTTGAAATATGAGCAGAAAGATCTTTTATTTTTAAATCTCGGAAATCATCAGTCCACCAAATGTCTGCTTCACCTGGG
This is a stretch of genomic DNA from Pigmentibacter ruber. It encodes these proteins:
- a CDS encoding SGNH/GDSL hydrolase family protein — translated: MKLSFKIKSYKKLSILVSFCFSGTSFAKSEPEYVKNLFNSDYYVACYYHDQLQGLENSNPNLMYPSLDFLTFGARKNYVWAINSGNSNLIKTKLTGKITDGFFIEEKLSYQEVQNQCNSALKNKFPTQKFDIFEIKAATSDLAGYEYPIQFIKGEVNQQKIKQIVLFGDSLSDAGNLKRWTKIMPFYPFWFGRFADGYVWNDYLTERTHLPVLNFAYGGAKTDGTNDAFNNSIPTQFLTAVRTFFTGSSKYYVNSYLKSYLTTDSYRTTNQKITNPNETLYIFWIGANDFLEKFEGNLPAQNMFENPDAVGGVNIIYKRAVDNIVEQIKMLNNAGGYHFLVLNLPDLGKTPIILTANYNKYQDDEKNKTEFSIKLSEATAKFNFYLNSSLKNLQDIQKEKINIKILDVNSDFERIMNNKNIFDDSFFDYGFTKMNSKYLIPKTNNYIQDFCYSGNFYKTAFSNIGKETILMAVKENKCSDENGNRIKYPIFFNSPHPSAYSQCWVNFAVEKIMIENGFLNKNLETIDEMKKYCQSQMN
- the kdsA gene encoding 3-deoxy-8-phosphooctulonate synthase, whose translation is MQNQTNFYAGQWDGEICQNVTLSKTRPLIIAGPCMLESLELGLEVGFFMKKLCEKYQLPYVFKSSYDKANRTSATSKRGPGIETGLKWLEKIKKELNVPILTDVHSVAQAEEAGNVVDILQIPAFLCKQRELLIAAAQTGKVVQVKKGQWAAPEEMREIAHFLSACNNPKTILVERGTCFGYNNLVVDFRNLVEMSKEGHAVIFDATHAVQLPGAGNGCSSGLRDMAHPLAKAAIAVGVDGLFMEVHKNPNEALSDSDTQLTMLMAEKIIEDIAKMLHL
- a CDS encoding DAHP synthetase I family protein, whose translation is MSFFSQYKNFALEHISNNNLFVPSERSVFPVFNFGEWKLNSNSNQVHLEIMKENITKFKENSLDITQPFGSIVSSPNEILLAAKIVNFLYIPGELCRQSDILEACKQSQLPIFVEKGNFLAPSDLQRVIEKLKNTQVAIIETGNSFGYSDVVLDPRSLHILRSFGIPFGIHLGKLSSIEEITYTHKPQWLKNNDFMNAFIDTGKCFGANFYVIENRKQLKVLNNFLSE